The sequence below is a genomic window from Escherichia marmotae.
TTTTCTTCATCGCTATACGCATGTTCATCGATTAATGGTGCAAAAATATCCCGCAACTCCTCCGGAACCATATCGACCAGTTTTTGCTGAGCGATTTTCTCAATGGCTTTATATTCCTGGGCGATTTGCGAGTTGAAGTATTTCACCGGAGTAGGAAGATCACCAGTGAGCACTTCAGAGGCATCGTGGTACATTGCCAGCAACGCGATACGTTCTTCATTAACCTGGCCGCCAAATTTGCGATTCTTGATGGCTGCCAGCGCATGGGCGACCATCGCTACCTGCAAACTGTGTTCGGACACATTTTCAGTCCGCACGTTACGCATCAACGGCCAGCGGTTAATGAGCTTCAGGCGGGAGAGGTGGGCAAAAAAATGGCTCTGTTTCATAGCGACCTTACGAGTGATGGCATCATGAGGTCATTGTGGGGGGATAACACTGCCGGATGCAATCTCCGGCAGTGAATTTAAGATTACAACTGATGATAACCAGAAAGGAAACGAGCGAACTTGCTCAAGGACAGTTCGATATCATCAACACGCGGCAGCGTGACAATGCGGAAGTGATCCGGCCACGGCCAGTTAAATGCGGTTCCCTGTACCAGCAGAACTTTTTCCTGCAACAGGAAATCCAGCACCATTTTCTGGTCGTCGTGAATATTAAAGCGTTTGGCGTCTATTTTCGGGAACATGTATAGCGCGCCGCGAGGTTTTACGCAGGAAACGCCAGGAATATCATTAATCAACTCCCACGCACGGTTACGCTGCTCGTAAAGACGCCCGCCCGGCATGATAAACTCGCTGATGCTCTGATAGCCGCCCAGCGCTGTCTGTATCGCGTGTTGCGCGGGAACGTTGGCGCACAGCCGCATTGAGGCCAGCATTTCCAGACCTTCGATATAACCTTTGGCGTGTTTTTTCGGCCCGTTCAGCACCATCCAGCCCTGGCGGAATCCCGCAACACGATACGTTTTCGACAGCCCGTTAAAGGTAATGGTCAGCAGGTCAGGAGCCAACGGCGCGATCGAGTGATGCTCGGCGTCGTCGTAGAGGATTTTATCGTAAATTTCATCAGCGAAGATAATGAGGTTATGCTGACGCGCAATCTCCACAATCTCCATTAATAGCTCTTTGGAATAAACCGCGCCTGTTGGGTTGTTCGGGTTGATAATAACAATGCCGCGCGTGCGTGGCGTAATTTTGGCGCGAATGTCATCGAGATCCGGGAACCAGTCAGAGGATTCATCGCAAAGATAGTGCACCGCTTTACCGCCTGAGAGCGAAACTGCCGCTGTCCATAGCGGGTAATCAGGTGCAGGAACCAACATCTCATCCCCACTGTTCAGCAATGCTTGCATTGCCTGAACGATAAGCTCCGATACACCATTTCCGATGTAAATATCTTCCACGGTAACATCACGCATGCCACGTGCCTGGTAATGCTGCATGATAGCCTTACGCGCAGAATAGAGGCCTTTTGAATCGCAATAACCCTGAGCTGTCGGGAGGTTGCGTATCACGTCAACCAGAATCTCATCGGGAGCGTCAAAACCGAACGGGGCTGGGTTGCCGATGTTCAGTTTCAATACCTTATTACCTTCTTCTTCCAGGCGTTTTGCTTCTTTCAGCACCGGACCACGGATGTCATAACAGACATTCTCTAATTTGCTGGATTTTTCAATGGGTGACATGAATCTTGACCTTTTTTGCTGTTATCGCCACTCCCTGCCGTGGAAGTCAGCTTAGAACAATGTACTCCC
It includes:
- the yfbR gene encoding 5'-deoxynucleotidase; amino-acid sequence: MKQSHFFAHLSRLKLINRWPLMRNVRTENVSEHSLQVAMVAHALAAIKNRKFGGQVNEERIALLAMYHDASEVLTGDLPTPVKYFNSQIAQEYKAIEKIAQQKLVDMVPEELRDIFAPLIDEHAYSDEEKSLVKQADALCAYLKCLEELAAGNNEFLLAKTRLETTLESRRSQEMDYFMEVFVPSFHLSLDEISQDSPL
- the alaA gene encoding alanine transaminase AlaA, with the translated sequence MSPIEKSSKLENVCYDIRGPVLKEAKRLEEEGNKVLKLNIGNPAPFGFDAPDEILVDVIRNLPTAQGYCDSKGLYSARKAIMQHYQARGMRDVTVEDIYIGNGVSELIVQAMQALLNSGDEMLVPAPDYPLWTAAVSLSGGKAVHYLCDESSDWFPDLDDIRAKITPRTRGIVIINPNNPTGAVYSKELLMEIVEIARQHNLIIFADEIYDKILYDDAEHHSIAPLAPDLLTITFNGLSKTYRVAGFRQGWMVLNGPKKHAKGYIEGLEMLASMRLCANVPAQHAIQTALGGYQSISEFIMPGGRLYEQRNRAWELINDIPGVSCVKPRGALYMFPKIDAKRFNIHDDQKMVLDFLLQEKVLLVQGTAFNWPWPDHFRIVTLPRVDDIELSLSKFARFLSGYHQL